The Spodoptera frugiperda isolate SF20-4 chromosome 2, AGI-APGP_CSIRO_Sfru_2.0, whole genome shotgun sequence genome has a window encoding:
- the LOC118268895 gene encoding uncharacterized protein LOC118268895 isoform X2 translates to MFRYGYLPTIFHCFNKTTIIVKYNTRFSGRYNTPGQFVPAAETYVSPQPQRKAQQHQNLQPVQVSETKDEDVNMADTPVAPKTDDAAPARPHWMKSKLPGVKKVSNKERRRRQNESLRRLLTPKNALMVLNEILPAEQVASVSQFKVEPSANNQYYKAPNTHSFCADLTVDGTNYKGYGDNKLMARNAAAEQAIRDLIIKKMNKVINSDSGSNSGDCSTDEEALPMIQLASFALHKLFTEWEYEGHKVPQLKPAVLSGAESVQEALGKKPKELPANAVEMHPCMLLTYMRPHMEYRELAVEGDRPQNMLFTMGVDVDGNTYIGKAPNKKEARKLAAKAACAALFGVVYPDAAPAPGQ, encoded by the exons ATGTTCCGCTACGGATACCTACCGAccatatttcattgttttaacaaaaccacaattattgtaaaat ACAACACTAGATTCTCCGGCCGCTATAACACACCGGGCCAGTTTGTTCCTGCTGCAGAG ACGTACGTGTCACCTCAGCCTCAGCGGAAGGCGCAACAACACCAAAACCTGCAGCCCGTGCAAGTGAGCGAG ACCAAAGACGAGGACGTCAACATGGCGGACACTCCAGTGGCGCCCAAAACTGATGACGCGGCCCCTGCGCGACCGCACTGGATGAAGAGCAAACTGCCAGGAG TGAAGAAAGTGAGTAATAAGGAGCGCCGACGTCGCCAGAACGAGAGCCTGCGTCGCCTGCTGACGCCCAAGAACGCGCTGATGGTGCTCAACGAGATCCTCCCCGCCGAGCAGGTCGCCAGCGTCAGC CAATTTAAAGTGGAGCCGTCCGCCAACAACCAGTACTACAAGGCTCCCAACACGCACAGTTTCTGCGCCGACCTCACCGTGGACGGCACCAACTACAAGGGATACG GTGACAACAAGCTGATGGCGCGCAACGCTGCCGCTGAGCAAGCCATACGTGATCTCATCATCAAGAAGATGAACAAGGTCATCAATAGTGACAGTG GTTCTAACAGTGGTGACTGCAGCACGGACGAGGAAGCGTTGCCGATGATACAGCTCGCGTCCTTCGCGCTACACAAACTGTTCACTGAGTGGGAGTACGAGGGCCACAAGGTGCCACAACTCAAACCCGCCGTGCTCTCT GGCGCGGAGAGCGTGCAGGAGGCGCTGGGCAAAAAGCCGAAGGAGCTGCCAGCCAACGCCGTGGAGATGCATCCCTGCATGCTACTCACGTACATGCGGCCGCACATGGAGTACCGCGAGCTGGCCGTGGAGGGAGACCGGCCGCAGAACATGCTGTTCACCATGGGAGTCGACGTCGACGGCAACACGTACATCGGGAAAG CCCCCAACAAGAAGGAGGCGCGCAAGTTGGCGGCCAAGGCGGCGTGCGCGGCGCTGTTCGGCGTGGTGTACCCGGacgcggcgccggcgccgggcCAGTAG
- the LOC118268895 gene encoding uncharacterized protein LOC118268895 isoform X1 — protein MFRYGYLPTIFHCFNKTTIIVKYNTRFSGRYNTPGQFVPAAETYVSPQPQRKAQQHQNLQPVQVSEQTKDEDVNMADTPVAPKTDDAAPARPHWMKSKLPGVKKVSNKERRRRQNESLRRLLTPKNALMVLNEILPAEQVASVSQFKVEPSANNQYYKAPNTHSFCADLTVDGTNYKGYGDNKLMARNAAAEQAIRDLIIKKMNKVINSDSGSNSGDCSTDEEALPMIQLASFALHKLFTEWEYEGHKVPQLKPAVLSGAESVQEALGKKPKELPANAVEMHPCMLLTYMRPHMEYRELAVEGDRPQNMLFTMGVDVDGNTYIGKAPNKKEARKLAAKAACAALFGVVYPDAAPAPGQ, from the exons ATGTTCCGCTACGGATACCTACCGAccatatttcattgttttaacaaaaccacaattattgtaaaat ACAACACTAGATTCTCCGGCCGCTATAACACACCGGGCCAGTTTGTTCCTGCTGCAGAG ACGTACGTGTCACCTCAGCCTCAGCGGAAGGCGCAACAACACCAAAACCTGCAGCCCGTGCAAGTGAGCGAG CAGACCAAAGACGAGGACGTCAACATGGCGGACACTCCAGTGGCGCCCAAAACTGATGACGCGGCCCCTGCGCGACCGCACTGGATGAAGAGCAAACTGCCAGGAG TGAAGAAAGTGAGTAATAAGGAGCGCCGACGTCGCCAGAACGAGAGCCTGCGTCGCCTGCTGACGCCCAAGAACGCGCTGATGGTGCTCAACGAGATCCTCCCCGCCGAGCAGGTCGCCAGCGTCAGC CAATTTAAAGTGGAGCCGTCCGCCAACAACCAGTACTACAAGGCTCCCAACACGCACAGTTTCTGCGCCGACCTCACCGTGGACGGCACCAACTACAAGGGATACG GTGACAACAAGCTGATGGCGCGCAACGCTGCCGCTGAGCAAGCCATACGTGATCTCATCATCAAGAAGATGAACAAGGTCATCAATAGTGACAGTG GTTCTAACAGTGGTGACTGCAGCACGGACGAGGAAGCGTTGCCGATGATACAGCTCGCGTCCTTCGCGCTACACAAACTGTTCACTGAGTGGGAGTACGAGGGCCACAAGGTGCCACAACTCAAACCCGCCGTGCTCTCT GGCGCGGAGAGCGTGCAGGAGGCGCTGGGCAAAAAGCCGAAGGAGCTGCCAGCCAACGCCGTGGAGATGCATCCCTGCATGCTACTCACGTACATGCGGCCGCACATGGAGTACCGCGAGCTGGCCGTGGAGGGAGACCGGCCGCAGAACATGCTGTTCACCATGGGAGTCGACGTCGACGGCAACACGTACATCGGGAAAG CCCCCAACAAGAAGGAGGCGCGCAAGTTGGCGGCCAAGGCGGCGTGCGCGGCGCTGTTCGGCGTGGTGTACCCGGacgcggcgccggcgccgggcCAGTAG
- the LOC118268895 gene encoding uncharacterized protein LOC118268895 isoform X5 yields MFRYGYLPTIFHCFNKTTIIVKYNTRFSGRYNTPGQFVPAAEQTKDEDVNMADTPVAPKTDDAAPARPHWMKSKLPGVKKVSNKERRRRQNESLRRLLTPKNALMVLNEILPAEQVASVSQFKVEPSANNQYYKAPNTHSFCADLTVDGTNYKGYGDNKLMARNAAAEQAIRDLIIKKMNKVINSDSGSNSGDCSTDEEALPMIQLASFALHKLFTEWEYEGHKVPQLKPAVLSGAESVQEALGKKPKELPANAVEMHPCMLLTYMRPHMEYRELAVEGDRPQNMLFTMGVDVDGNTYIGKAPNKKEARKLAAKAACAALFGVVYPDAAPAPGQ; encoded by the exons ATGTTCCGCTACGGATACCTACCGAccatatttcattgttttaacaaaaccacaattattgtaaaat ACAACACTAGATTCTCCGGCCGCTATAACACACCGGGCCAGTTTGTTCCTGCTGCAGAG CAGACCAAAGACGAGGACGTCAACATGGCGGACACTCCAGTGGCGCCCAAAACTGATGACGCGGCCCCTGCGCGACCGCACTGGATGAAGAGCAAACTGCCAGGAG TGAAGAAAGTGAGTAATAAGGAGCGCCGACGTCGCCAGAACGAGAGCCTGCGTCGCCTGCTGACGCCCAAGAACGCGCTGATGGTGCTCAACGAGATCCTCCCCGCCGAGCAGGTCGCCAGCGTCAGC CAATTTAAAGTGGAGCCGTCCGCCAACAACCAGTACTACAAGGCTCCCAACACGCACAGTTTCTGCGCCGACCTCACCGTGGACGGCACCAACTACAAGGGATACG GTGACAACAAGCTGATGGCGCGCAACGCTGCCGCTGAGCAAGCCATACGTGATCTCATCATCAAGAAGATGAACAAGGTCATCAATAGTGACAGTG GTTCTAACAGTGGTGACTGCAGCACGGACGAGGAAGCGTTGCCGATGATACAGCTCGCGTCCTTCGCGCTACACAAACTGTTCACTGAGTGGGAGTACGAGGGCCACAAGGTGCCACAACTCAAACCCGCCGTGCTCTCT GGCGCGGAGAGCGTGCAGGAGGCGCTGGGCAAAAAGCCGAAGGAGCTGCCAGCCAACGCCGTGGAGATGCATCCCTGCATGCTACTCACGTACATGCGGCCGCACATGGAGTACCGCGAGCTGGCCGTGGAGGGAGACCGGCCGCAGAACATGCTGTTCACCATGGGAGTCGACGTCGACGGCAACACGTACATCGGGAAAG CCCCCAACAAGAAGGAGGCGCGCAAGTTGGCGGCCAAGGCGGCGTGCGCGGCGCTGTTCGGCGTGGTGTACCCGGacgcggcgccggcgccgggcCAGTAG
- the LOC118268895 gene encoding uncharacterized protein LOC118268895 isoform X6, which produces MAYNNKQYNTRFSGRYNTPGQFVPAAEQTKDEDVNMADTPVAPKTDDAAPARPHWMKSKLPGVKKVSNKERRRRQNESLRRLLTPKNALMVLNEILPAEQVASVSQFKVEPSANNQYYKAPNTHSFCADLTVDGTNYKGYGDNKLMARNAAAEQAIRDLIIKKMNKVINSDSGSNSGDCSTDEEALPMIQLASFALHKLFTEWEYEGHKVPQLKPAVLSGAESVQEALGKKPKELPANAVEMHPCMLLTYMRPHMEYRELAVEGDRPQNMLFTMGVDVDGNTYIGKAPNKKEARKLAAKAACAALFGVVYPDAAPAPGQ; this is translated from the exons ATGGCCTACAACAATAAACAAT ACAACACTAGATTCTCCGGCCGCTATAACACACCGGGCCAGTTTGTTCCTGCTGCAGAG CAGACCAAAGACGAGGACGTCAACATGGCGGACACTCCAGTGGCGCCCAAAACTGATGACGCGGCCCCTGCGCGACCGCACTGGATGAAGAGCAAACTGCCAGGAG TGAAGAAAGTGAGTAATAAGGAGCGCCGACGTCGCCAGAACGAGAGCCTGCGTCGCCTGCTGACGCCCAAGAACGCGCTGATGGTGCTCAACGAGATCCTCCCCGCCGAGCAGGTCGCCAGCGTCAGC CAATTTAAAGTGGAGCCGTCCGCCAACAACCAGTACTACAAGGCTCCCAACACGCACAGTTTCTGCGCCGACCTCACCGTGGACGGCACCAACTACAAGGGATACG GTGACAACAAGCTGATGGCGCGCAACGCTGCCGCTGAGCAAGCCATACGTGATCTCATCATCAAGAAGATGAACAAGGTCATCAATAGTGACAGTG GTTCTAACAGTGGTGACTGCAGCACGGACGAGGAAGCGTTGCCGATGATACAGCTCGCGTCCTTCGCGCTACACAAACTGTTCACTGAGTGGGAGTACGAGGGCCACAAGGTGCCACAACTCAAACCCGCCGTGCTCTCT GGCGCGGAGAGCGTGCAGGAGGCGCTGGGCAAAAAGCCGAAGGAGCTGCCAGCCAACGCCGTGGAGATGCATCCCTGCATGCTACTCACGTACATGCGGCCGCACATGGAGTACCGCGAGCTGGCCGTGGAGGGAGACCGGCCGCAGAACATGCTGTTCACCATGGGAGTCGACGTCGACGGCAACACGTACATCGGGAAAG CCCCCAACAAGAAGGAGGCGCGCAAGTTGGCGGCCAAGGCGGCGTGCGCGGCGCTGTTCGGCGTGGTGTACCCGGacgcggcgccggcgccgggcCAGTAG
- the LOC118268895 gene encoding uncharacterized protein LOC118268895 isoform X4, with protein sequence MAYNNKQYNTRFSGRYNTPGQFVPAAETYVSPQPQRKAQQHQNLQPVQVSETKDEDVNMADTPVAPKTDDAAPARPHWMKSKLPGVKKVSNKERRRRQNESLRRLLTPKNALMVLNEILPAEQVASVSQFKVEPSANNQYYKAPNTHSFCADLTVDGTNYKGYGDNKLMARNAAAEQAIRDLIIKKMNKVINSDSGSNSGDCSTDEEALPMIQLASFALHKLFTEWEYEGHKVPQLKPAVLSGAESVQEALGKKPKELPANAVEMHPCMLLTYMRPHMEYRELAVEGDRPQNMLFTMGVDVDGNTYIGKAPNKKEARKLAAKAACAALFGVVYPDAAPAPGQ encoded by the exons ATGGCCTACAACAATAAACAAT ACAACACTAGATTCTCCGGCCGCTATAACACACCGGGCCAGTTTGTTCCTGCTGCAGAG ACGTACGTGTCACCTCAGCCTCAGCGGAAGGCGCAACAACACCAAAACCTGCAGCCCGTGCAAGTGAGCGAG ACCAAAGACGAGGACGTCAACATGGCGGACACTCCAGTGGCGCCCAAAACTGATGACGCGGCCCCTGCGCGACCGCACTGGATGAAGAGCAAACTGCCAGGAG TGAAGAAAGTGAGTAATAAGGAGCGCCGACGTCGCCAGAACGAGAGCCTGCGTCGCCTGCTGACGCCCAAGAACGCGCTGATGGTGCTCAACGAGATCCTCCCCGCCGAGCAGGTCGCCAGCGTCAGC CAATTTAAAGTGGAGCCGTCCGCCAACAACCAGTACTACAAGGCTCCCAACACGCACAGTTTCTGCGCCGACCTCACCGTGGACGGCACCAACTACAAGGGATACG GTGACAACAAGCTGATGGCGCGCAACGCTGCCGCTGAGCAAGCCATACGTGATCTCATCATCAAGAAGATGAACAAGGTCATCAATAGTGACAGTG GTTCTAACAGTGGTGACTGCAGCACGGACGAGGAAGCGTTGCCGATGATACAGCTCGCGTCCTTCGCGCTACACAAACTGTTCACTGAGTGGGAGTACGAGGGCCACAAGGTGCCACAACTCAAACCCGCCGTGCTCTCT GGCGCGGAGAGCGTGCAGGAGGCGCTGGGCAAAAAGCCGAAGGAGCTGCCAGCCAACGCCGTGGAGATGCATCCCTGCATGCTACTCACGTACATGCGGCCGCACATGGAGTACCGCGAGCTGGCCGTGGAGGGAGACCGGCCGCAGAACATGCTGTTCACCATGGGAGTCGACGTCGACGGCAACACGTACATCGGGAAAG CCCCCAACAAGAAGGAGGCGCGCAAGTTGGCGGCCAAGGCGGCGTGCGCGGCGCTGTTCGGCGTGGTGTACCCGGacgcggcgccggcgccgggcCAGTAG
- the LOC118268895 gene encoding uncharacterized protein LOC118268895 isoform X7, producing the protein MADTPVAPKTDDAAPARPHWMKSKLPGVKKVSNKERRRRQNESLRRLLTPKNALMVLNEILPAEQVASVSQFKVEPSANNQYYKAPNTHSFCADLTVDGTNYKGYGDNKLMARNAAAEQAIRDLIIKKMNKVINSDSGSNSGDCSTDEEALPMIQLASFALHKLFTEWEYEGHKVPQLKPAVLSGAESVQEALGKKPKELPANAVEMHPCMLLTYMRPHMEYRELAVEGDRPQNMLFTMGVDVDGNTYIGKAPNKKEARKLAAKAACAALFGVVYPDAAPAPGQ; encoded by the exons ATGGCGGACACTCCAGTGGCGCCCAAAACTGATGACGCGGCCCCTGCGCGACCGCACTGGATGAAGAGCAAACTGCCAGGAG TGAAGAAAGTGAGTAATAAGGAGCGCCGACGTCGCCAGAACGAGAGCCTGCGTCGCCTGCTGACGCCCAAGAACGCGCTGATGGTGCTCAACGAGATCCTCCCCGCCGAGCAGGTCGCCAGCGTCAGC CAATTTAAAGTGGAGCCGTCCGCCAACAACCAGTACTACAAGGCTCCCAACACGCACAGTTTCTGCGCCGACCTCACCGTGGACGGCACCAACTACAAGGGATACG GTGACAACAAGCTGATGGCGCGCAACGCTGCCGCTGAGCAAGCCATACGTGATCTCATCATCAAGAAGATGAACAAGGTCATCAATAGTGACAGTG GTTCTAACAGTGGTGACTGCAGCACGGACGAGGAAGCGTTGCCGATGATACAGCTCGCGTCCTTCGCGCTACACAAACTGTTCACTGAGTGGGAGTACGAGGGCCACAAGGTGCCACAACTCAAACCCGCCGTGCTCTCT GGCGCGGAGAGCGTGCAGGAGGCGCTGGGCAAAAAGCCGAAGGAGCTGCCAGCCAACGCCGTGGAGATGCATCCCTGCATGCTACTCACGTACATGCGGCCGCACATGGAGTACCGCGAGCTGGCCGTGGAGGGAGACCGGCCGCAGAACATGCTGTTCACCATGGGAGTCGACGTCGACGGCAACACGTACATCGGGAAAG CCCCCAACAAGAAGGAGGCGCGCAAGTTGGCGGCCAAGGCGGCGTGCGCGGCGCTGTTCGGCGTGGTGTACCCGGacgcggcgccggcgccgggcCAGTAG
- the LOC118268895 gene encoding uncharacterized protein LOC118268895 isoform X3, translated as MAYNNKQYNTRFSGRYNTPGQFVPAAETYVSPQPQRKAQQHQNLQPVQVSEQTKDEDVNMADTPVAPKTDDAAPARPHWMKSKLPGVKKVSNKERRRRQNESLRRLLTPKNALMVLNEILPAEQVASVSQFKVEPSANNQYYKAPNTHSFCADLTVDGTNYKGYGDNKLMARNAAAEQAIRDLIIKKMNKVINSDSGSNSGDCSTDEEALPMIQLASFALHKLFTEWEYEGHKVPQLKPAVLSGAESVQEALGKKPKELPANAVEMHPCMLLTYMRPHMEYRELAVEGDRPQNMLFTMGVDVDGNTYIGKAPNKKEARKLAAKAACAALFGVVYPDAAPAPGQ; from the exons ATGGCCTACAACAATAAACAAT ACAACACTAGATTCTCCGGCCGCTATAACACACCGGGCCAGTTTGTTCCTGCTGCAGAG ACGTACGTGTCACCTCAGCCTCAGCGGAAGGCGCAACAACACCAAAACCTGCAGCCCGTGCAAGTGAGCGAG CAGACCAAAGACGAGGACGTCAACATGGCGGACACTCCAGTGGCGCCCAAAACTGATGACGCGGCCCCTGCGCGACCGCACTGGATGAAGAGCAAACTGCCAGGAG TGAAGAAAGTGAGTAATAAGGAGCGCCGACGTCGCCAGAACGAGAGCCTGCGTCGCCTGCTGACGCCCAAGAACGCGCTGATGGTGCTCAACGAGATCCTCCCCGCCGAGCAGGTCGCCAGCGTCAGC CAATTTAAAGTGGAGCCGTCCGCCAACAACCAGTACTACAAGGCTCCCAACACGCACAGTTTCTGCGCCGACCTCACCGTGGACGGCACCAACTACAAGGGATACG GTGACAACAAGCTGATGGCGCGCAACGCTGCCGCTGAGCAAGCCATACGTGATCTCATCATCAAGAAGATGAACAAGGTCATCAATAGTGACAGTG GTTCTAACAGTGGTGACTGCAGCACGGACGAGGAAGCGTTGCCGATGATACAGCTCGCGTCCTTCGCGCTACACAAACTGTTCACTGAGTGGGAGTACGAGGGCCACAAGGTGCCACAACTCAAACCCGCCGTGCTCTCT GGCGCGGAGAGCGTGCAGGAGGCGCTGGGCAAAAAGCCGAAGGAGCTGCCAGCCAACGCCGTGGAGATGCATCCCTGCATGCTACTCACGTACATGCGGCCGCACATGGAGTACCGCGAGCTGGCCGTGGAGGGAGACCGGCCGCAGAACATGCTGTTCACCATGGGAGTCGACGTCGACGGCAACACGTACATCGGGAAAG CCCCCAACAAGAAGGAGGCGCGCAAGTTGGCGGCCAAGGCGGCGTGCGCGGCGCTGTTCGGCGTGGTGTACCCGGacgcggcgccggcgccgggcCAGTAG